The Candidatus Binatia bacterium genome includes the window CGCGTGAAGCGATACCAGTCGTCCACCCCGGTAACGCGATCGTTTTGTGCCGACTGTGGATCGAACCTGACCTTCGCCTACTCGGCGTTGCCCGACGTTCTCTGGGTCGCCGCCGGCTCGTTCGATGAAGACCCGGGGGTGCGACCGCTATGGCACGGCTTTGTGGCCTCGAAGGCACCGTGGCATGAGATCAGCGACGACTTGAAACAGTTCCCGGAGTTCCCGGAAGCCGGGGCGTATTGAGCGCTCCCGGTGTCCGTGCGTCCCGCGAGCGAGTCCGTAGCTCGGCTCCCCCATCGAATGAGATCCTGTCTCTTACCCGCATTCTGCCGTCAAACGACCCGCGTTCTGACCTGGTCGCGGGTTCTAACGACGAGGTGCTCGTGACCACAGGCGAACGGACTACGGATCACGCCGCTCTCTCCGAGACCGAAACTCAGTTGCGCGTCTTTACGAGCCGCCTGCCGGGCTTTTTCTGGACGACCGACACCGAGATGCGGCTCACCCTGCGCCTCGGCCGAGACATGGAACCCATCGATGCCCAGAACGAGGAAGTTCTGGGCCGGCACATCGGCGACTTCATAGGAACCAGGGACGAGAGTGCTCCCTGCCTAGCGGCGCATCGACGGGCCCTGGGTGGCGAGATGGCGACGTACGAGCAGGAATGGGAAGGGCGGTGTTACAGTGCCCAGGTCGAGCCGTTGCGCAGCGAGGACGGCAGCATTACGGGGGTTATCGGGGTGGCGTTCGATATCACCGAGCGCAAACAGGCGGAACAGGCGCTGCAAGCGGCAAGGGCGGAACTGGAAACTCATGTCGCACACGCTCTGCGTGTCAGCACCCTGGGCGAGATGGCGGCGGGCCTGGCCCACGAGATCAACCAGCCTCTGTCGGCGATCGTCAACTACGCCCGCGGCTGTGTGACGCGTTTGCGCTCCGGCATGGCCGAGCGAGAGGATCTCCTGTTCGCGATCGAGCAGATTGCGGCGCAAGCGTTGCGCGGCGGCGAGATCGTCCGGCGCTACCGGCGCTTCCTGCGGGCGGGTACCGCGCACCGCGAACCGGTGAACGTCAACACCGTCGTCGAGAACGTCGTCCGATTCATGCAAACGGAAGCGCAGGCGGACGGGGCAGTAATCAGGCTCGCTCTCGCGGAGCAGTTGCCGGCCGTGCCGGGCGACGGCGTACAACTCGAACAGGTGGTACTGAATCTGACCCGCAACGGCCTGGAAGCCATGCGGGACGGCAGTCCGGCAGAGCTGTGGATTCGCACCTCCGTCGACGCCTCGGAGATCGCGGTAGCCGTGGAAGACCGCGGCCGGGGTGTACCGCAAGACCTGCAAGAGCGCATTTTCGACGCTTTCTTCACCACCAAACCCGACGGTCTCGGCATGGGCTTGTCGATATGCCGTACCATCGTTGAAGCGCACGGCGGCCGTTTGTCGGCAACCGCGAATCCGGAAGGCGGCACGACCTTCCGGTTCACTTTGCCGCTGCCCAGGAACGGCGATGCCGGAGGCACCCGCGGCGTTGCCGAGGATGGCGCCGCGTCCGCGCCCACCGGGTAGACCGTCACAGGGTTTTGCCGCCTTACCTCTGTGGCCGGCGCGGCCCGGTTATCTCCTTGCCTCGATAACAAGCCGAATCGACAAGCCGGGTCTTTCCCGCGCGCGATACCGGAACTTCCCAGAGCCGCAAAACCCCTCGTCGGCATGGTCACGGACAAAGGCGGACAGCGAAGACCGGGCGGGCTGGTATGGCATTCGCATGAGCGAGTGCGGGGTTGGGCTGTTGCGACCGGCGGCGAGACCTCAAAGGGGTGTCAAGGAGAACGAACGCGGTTAGCGGCGCGGCAAAGCGCCAGCGGAGAAAGGAGCCGATGTATGTTGAAACGTGTCTTGTCGATAGCAGTTCTCGGGCTCACGTTGCTCGGCCCGGGGGCGTGGGCGGTCGACAATCCCGCCGACCAGGATCCGTTTCACGGATTCATCAGCCCGGTGTCCAACCCGACGATCTTCGAGGATCCCAGGTCGCTGACCGAAGTGCGGCCGATCTTCGTCTACCACCAGATTCCCAGCACCTTCCCTGTAGCCAATCTCGGCGGCGGCGATGCGTACGTCGTGGCGGCGCAGCTCCGGCTGGCGATCACGGACCGTTTCAGCTTCATCGCCACCAAGGACGGCTACACGTGGGTGAATCTGCAGAACCGACAACTGCGCCAGGCGGTGGCTGCGGCCAATCACGGATCGTCCAACGGCTGGGCGAACCTGGCGTTCGGGTTCAAGGGCACGCTGTGGCAGCACGCCGACGAGGACAATCTGGTGATGGTGTCGGCGGGACTGCGATACGAGGCCCCGGCGGGTAACAAGTCCGTCTGGCAGGGCTACGGCAAGGGTTTGTTGAACCCGTTCCTGTCGGCGATGTGGGGCAATGACCGGCTGCACCTGATGGCGTATACCGGGCCGCGACTGGCGCTTTCCGGGTTGAACTCGAGCTTCTACGACCTGTCGGTTCACGCCGACTATCGGTTCGAGAGCTTCTTCCCGCTGGTCGAAGTGAACTGGGTGCAATGCCTGACGGGCGGCAACGGCGGCATTCCGCTTTCCGCGGTGGTCGACGGCGAGGGCTTCGACTTCTTCAACTTCGGAGCGACGGAGGCCGGCGGTACCGGGGTCGCGACCATGGCGCTCGGTGCCCGGTGGCGGGTGACGGATCACAAGGCGCTGTGGCGGCCTATCGAGCTGGCCGACCGCGTCGGGTTCATCGACCTGGGTGCGAGCGTCGAGTTCCCGCTGACGTCGCAGAAGTGGTTGTT containing:
- a CDS encoding GFA family protein produces the protein MTVSVLEGDMRGSCLCGAVTYETAAPVERLGHCHCGMCRKAHGAAFATYGRVPTGAFRFTAGESRVKRYQSSTPVTRSFCADCGSNLTFAYSALPDVLWVAAGSFDEDPGVRPLWHGFVASKAPWHEISDDLKQFPEFPEAGAY
- a CDS encoding ATP-binding protein — protein: MTTGERTTDHAALSETETQLRVFTSRLPGFFWTTDTEMRLTLRLGRDMEPIDAQNEEVLGRHIGDFIGTRDESAPCLAAHRRALGGEMATYEQEWEGRCYSAQVEPLRSEDGSITGVIGVAFDITERKQAEQALQAARAELETHVAHALRVSTLGEMAAGLAHEINQPLSAIVNYARGCVTRLRSGMAEREDLLFAIEQIAAQALRGGEIVRRYRRFLRAGTAHREPVNVNTVVENVVRFMQTEAQADGAVIRLALAEQLPAVPGDGVQLEQVVLNLTRNGLEAMRDGSPAELWIRTSVDASEIAVAVEDRGRGVPQDLQERIFDAFFTTKPDGLGMGLSICRTIVEAHGGRLSATANPEGGTTFRFTLPLPRNGDAGGTRGVAEDGAASAPTG